From a single Nostoc edaphicum CCNP1411 genomic region:
- a CDS encoding pyridoxal phosphate-dependent aminotransferase, which produces MKLAARVSQVTPSLTLAIAAKAKALKAEGIDVCSFSAGEPDFDTPAHIKAAAVKALDEGKTKYGAAAGEPKLREAIARKLKIDNGLDYKSENVIVTNGGKHSLYNLMVALIDPGDEVIIPAPYWLSYPEMVTLVGGVSVIVPTDATTGYKITPEQLRKAITPRTKLFILNSPSNPTGMVYTPDEIKALAQVIVDADILVVSDEIYEKILYDGAEHISIGSLGKEIFDRTLISNGFAKAYSMTGWRLGYLAGPVEIIKAASTIQGHSTSNVCTFAQYGAIAALESPQDCVEEMRQAFAKRRQVMLDRLNAIPGLSTAKPDGAFYLFPDISKTGLKSLEFCDALLGEHQVAVIPGIAFGADNNIRLSYATDMATIEKGMDRLEKFVKSRI; this is translated from the coding sequence ATGAAGCTGGCAGCAAGAGTAAGTCAGGTAACACCTTCATTAACCTTAGCGATCGCAGCCAAGGCTAAGGCATTGAAGGCAGAGGGAATAGATGTTTGTAGTTTTAGCGCTGGAGAACCAGATTTTGATACCCCAGCGCATATTAAAGCCGCAGCAGTCAAAGCTTTGGATGAAGGCAAAACCAAGTATGGTGCCGCCGCCGGAGAACCAAAGTTAAGGGAAGCGATCGCCCGTAAGCTTAAAATTGATAACGGTCTTGATTACAAATCAGAGAATGTCATCGTCACCAATGGCGGTAAGCATTCTCTGTACAACTTAATGGTGGCGCTAATCGATCCAGGTGATGAGGTAATTATCCCTGCACCCTACTGGCTAAGTTATCCCGAAATGGTGACTTTGGTCGGTGGAGTTTCGGTAATTGTGCCCACAGATGCCACGACGGGTTATAAAATTACTCCCGAACAACTCCGTAAAGCAATCACGCCCAGGACAAAGCTATTTATCCTCAACTCCCCATCTAATCCCACAGGGATGGTTTACACGCCAGATGAAATCAAAGCCCTGGCGCAGGTAATAGTTGATGCAGATATCCTAGTCGTCTCTGATGAGATTTACGAAAAGATTCTCTACGACGGTGCAGAACATATCAGCATCGGTTCTCTTGGGAAGGAAATTTTTGACCGCACTTTGATCAGTAATGGGTTTGCCAAAGCTTATTCTATGACTGGGTGGAGACTTGGTTATTTAGCAGGGCCCGTGGAAATCATTAAAGCAGCGAGTACCATCCAAGGACATAGTACATCTAACGTTTGTACCTTTGCCCAATATGGTGCGATCGCTGCTTTAGAAAGTCCCCAAGATTGTGTCGAAGAAATGCGCCAAGCCTTCGCTAAACGCCGACAGGTAATGCTAGACAGACTCAACGCCATTCCCGGATTGAGTACCGCAAAACCAGATGGCGCTTTTTATCTGTTTCCTGATATCAGCAAAACCGGTCTAAAATCCCTAGAATTTTGTGACGCTTTGCTGGGAGAACATCAAGTTGCTGTCATTCCCGGAATTGCTTTTGGCGCTGATAACAACATTCGCCTTTCCTACGCCACAGATATGGCGACGATTGAAAAGGGAATGGATAGATTGGAAAAATTTGTCAAGTCGCGTATTTAG
- the nifN gene encoding nitrogenase iron-molybdenum cofactor biosynthesis protein NifN codes for MAIISVTSTSVAVNPLKQSQTVGAVLAFMGLKGIMPLLHGSQGCTALTKKVLVQHFRQTIPLSSTAMTEVATILGGEERVEQAILTLVQRSKPEIIGLCSTGLVETRGDDMGRFVKEIRHRRPELDYLPIVLVSTPDFKGTLQDGFAGAVESIIREIPQKGSKQDPCPTQITILASSAFTPGDVQEIKEIVTSFGLVPIVVPDLSGVLDGYIEDSSSAITANGTTLAQLRSIGSSVFTLALGDSMRGGAQILEQRFNIPYEVFGELTGLTAVDKFLQALADISGVSVPDKYRRQRRQLQHVMLENHFYFGCKRVSLALEPDLLWSTVSFLRSLGVEIHSAVTTTRFPLLEKLPIKSVTIGDLEDFEQLAVGSDLLITNSHGVAIAQRLKIPLYRQGIPIFDQLDHGQFTKVGYRGTMQLLFDIGNLFLEQETKVKH; via the coding sequence ATGGCGATTATTAGTGTTACGAGTACATCAGTTGCAGTTAATCCCCTGAAGCAAAGCCAAACTGTGGGTGCAGTTTTAGCCTTTATGGGATTGAAGGGAATCATGCCTTTATTACACGGTTCTCAAGGCTGTACTGCTTTGACTAAGAAAGTATTAGTACAACATTTCCGTCAGACGATTCCCCTTTCCAGTACAGCGATGACTGAAGTTGCAACCATTTTGGGTGGTGAGGAAAGAGTTGAACAAGCAATCTTGACTTTGGTGCAGAGATCCAAACCAGAAATTATCGGTCTTTGTAGCACTGGACTTGTGGAAACCAGAGGTGATGATATGGGGCGCTTTGTCAAGGAGATTCGCCACCGTCGCCCAGAACTGGATTATTTACCAATTGTGCTTGTCTCTACACCGGATTTCAAAGGTACATTACAGGATGGCTTTGCTGGTGCAGTTGAGAGTATAATCAGGGAAATTCCCCAAAAAGGCTCCAAGCAAGACCCTTGCCCCACACAAATCACTATTTTGGCGAGTTCTGCCTTTACACCAGGGGATGTCCAGGAAATCAAAGAGATTGTTACCTCTTTTGGACTTGTACCTATTGTTGTACCTGACCTTTCTGGTGTATTAGATGGTTATATAGAAGATTCTTCTAGTGCCATTACAGCTAATGGCACGACTTTGGCACAATTACGCTCAATTGGTAGTTCTGTATTTACTTTGGCACTAGGTGATAGTATGCGCGGTGGGGCGCAAATTTTGGAGCAGAGATTCAATATACCCTATGAGGTATTTGGTGAACTGACGGGATTAACAGCAGTAGATAAATTTCTGCAAGCTTTAGCGGATATCAGTGGTGTCAGCGTACCGGATAAATATCGGCGTCAACGCCGTCAGTTGCAACATGTGATGTTGGAGAATCACTTTTACTTTGGGTGCAAGCGAGTTTCTTTGGCGCTGGAACCAGATTTACTTTGGTCAACAGTTTCTTTTTTGCGATCGCTAGGAGTTGAGATTCACTCAGCAGTCACAACGACACGCTTTCCTCTGCTAGAAAAACTTCCGATCAAGAGCGTCACTATCGGCGATTTGGAAGACTTTGAGCAACTGGCGGTTGGGTCTGATTTGCTAATTACCAATTCTCATGGAGTAGCGATCGCTCAACGCTTAAAAATTCCTCTCTACCGTCAAGGTATTCCCATTTTTGACCAGTTAGATCATGGTCAGTTTACCAAGGTTGGCTATCGAGGTACTATGCAACTTTTATTTGATATTGGAAACCTGTTTTTAGAGCAGGAAACAAAGGTTAAGCATTAA
- the nifE gene encoding nitrogenase iron-molybdenum cofactor biosynthesis protein NifE: protein MNPTPGKINDSFSDFNSEDAPQQQKQKKKKSSTQLPQPGTTQGSCAFDSAMITLVPITDAAHVVHGPSGCAASIWGSYSSLSSGSMLYKIRFSSDIDENDIIFGGAKKLYKGILELARRYKPAAVFVYSTCITALIGDDIEGVCKNATEKTGIPTIPVHCPGFIGNQNLGNRVAGEAMLEHVIGTAEPNTSTPDDINLIGEHNIAGAIWNVLPLLEKLGIRVLAKITGDAIYKEVCYAHRAKLNVLLSSKALINMAKSMEKKYGIPYIEESIYGIESINQCLRNIAAKLDNPDLQERTEKLIVEETAAIDEKLSLYITRLQGKRMILSIGSFKSWLIIFAAKKLGIEVIAISTKNNTEEDKIRLKSLLGQDGIILEQNSSEEILQIINENQADMLIADKRHQDASLTARIAFLDINQERNHPYAGYIGILEVARELYAAFYNPVWEQVCQLAPWEVGVEEAGNSQQEEI from the coding sequence ATGAATCCCACCCCAGGAAAAATTAACGATTCGTTCAGTGACTTCAATTCTGAAGATGCTCCTCAGCAGCAGAAACAAAAGAAAAAAAAGTCCTCCACACAATTACCCCAACCCGGAACTACTCAAGGAAGTTGCGCTTTTGATAGTGCAATGATCACCCTAGTACCAATCACTGATGCTGCTCATGTAGTTCACGGGCCAAGTGGCTGTGCTGCCAGTATTTGGGGAAGTTACAGCAGTCTTTCATCTGGTTCGATGCTGTATAAGATACGTTTTAGCAGCGACATCGATGAGAACGATATCATCTTTGGTGGAGCCAAAAAGCTGTACAAAGGCATTTTAGAATTAGCAAGACGCTACAAACCGGCAGCGGTATTTGTTTACTCCACTTGCATCACCGCCCTGATTGGGGATGACATTGAGGGAGTTTGCAAAAATGCCACTGAGAAAACAGGAATACCCACTATACCTGTACATTGTCCTGGATTCATTGGGAACCAAAATTTGGGCAACCGTGTTGCTGGTGAAGCAATGCTGGAACACGTTATTGGAACAGCTGAACCAAACACTAGTACACCTGATGACATCAACCTAATTGGTGAACATAATATCGCAGGTGCAATATGGAATGTTCTACCGTTATTGGAGAAATTAGGTATTAGAGTTTTGGCAAAAATTACAGGCGATGCTATCTATAAAGAAGTTTGCTATGCCCATCGCGCTAAACTTAACGTGCTGCTCTCCTCAAAAGCACTAATTAACATGGCAAAAAGCATGGAGAAAAAATATGGCATTCCCTATATTGAAGAGTCTATCTATGGTATAGAATCAATCAATCAGTGTTTAAGAAATATTGCTGCAAAGTTGGATAATCCTGATTTGCAGGAACGTACAGAAAAGCTAATTGTAGAAGAAACTGCTGCAATAGATGAAAAACTCTCTCTGTATATTACCCGATTACAAGGTAAGCGTATGATCCTTTCTATTGGAAGTTTCAAGAGTTGGTTGATTATCTTTGCAGCAAAGAAATTGGGGATAGAAGTTATTGCTATTAGTACTAAGAATAATACTGAAGAGGATAAAATTAGACTCAAAAGTTTGCTGGGTCAAGATGGCATAATTCTAGAGCAAAATAGTTCTGAAGAAATTTTACAGATAATTAACGAAAATCAAGCTGATATGTTAATTGCTGATAAACGCCATCAAGACGCTTCTCTCACAGCTAGGATTGCATTTCTAGATATTAATCAAGAACGCAACCATCCCTATGCAGGCTATATAGGAATCTTAGAGGTAGCACGAGAATTGTATGCTGCTTTTTACAATCCTGTGTGGGAACAAGTATGCCAGCTAGCCCCGTGGGAAGTAGGAGTAGAGGAAGCAGGAAATTCTCAACAGGAGGAAATTTGA